One window of the Caminibacter pacificus genome contains the following:
- a CDS encoding RecB-like helicase, producing the protein MKRLLSLKASAGSGKTFSLAGRYIALLLKGKHPSTILAVTFTNKAANEMRERIVDYLKNLHKDEEKYTSMLNWLQNELNLSKEEILKLKEKALESFLKSDINIKTIDSFIQKILRKFWHYAGIDLDFEQKSDDLNVVFENFLNSLSPNELEEFINFSKIMEYKEGSILSLFENLYEKDKEISAFKVTPPKKTISEINSEISKIKNEFVLATQDCKQINNYFKKSDYKLLESKMVEYFLENNTLKGFKGYKKCYEEWMDEKYSVLLGLLKEKILLQEKYTLYMLFKLYGKYKQIKMKIKRDEKYLDFKDVEHFVYKLLVEDELNRDFLYFRLDSRIEHILIDEFQDTSVTQWKIFEPLVDEIKAGEGVKSFRSFFYVGDKKQAIYRFRGGSSELFDYVYETLKPFGMEQDILKINYRSKKEIVEFVNEVFALRDEAQSANKEGGYVEVVTSGNEKEEILEEMYKKIEFMKSKGAKESDIAVLVYTNQNILDVAEFLEEKKIKCVTSTRAQVINQPFARAIIDLMKYLYFNSIGKKAELFKFNFLSVIGEKYSTKEIKIPFDKPAKMIKTIMDTYNLYDEASLKLLEYALNFEDIIDFVYKIDEWSEELPLSEFEGVAIMTIHKSKGLEFENVIVLDRLSRERGGGGAFLYDYEGIELKDIKYTFPNREKIDFDYKRVLEKNKFLEIQDKKNVEYVAFTRAKNALFIIKKEKTSFVTPLFDTIRGEFEAQKKEEIKKDTSKFSLPLKFYDYQDNEKDDEYKPNDYEAIYEGLALHYSFEVEDFDAVLNRYGIYTDVEKVYEVYENSKGEINFGGKYYKEVPVVFNKKEYRIDLLIENEEEMIIVDYKSARPNDESAYINQVRGYMKAVKEITSKKVKGYLFYADEKKFREVKE; encoded by the coding sequence GTGAAAAGACTTTTATCTCTAAAAGCGAGTGCGGGAAGCGGCAAAACCTTTTCGCTTGCCGGTAGATACATAGCGCTTTTATTAAAAGGAAAACACCCCTCAACCATTCTTGCCGTAACTTTCACCAATAAAGCCGCAAACGAAATGAGAGAGAGGATTGTAGATTATCTAAAAAATCTCCACAAAGACGAAGAAAAATATACAAGTATGCTAAATTGGCTTCAAAACGAGCTTAATTTGTCAAAAGAGGAGATTTTAAAATTAAAAGAAAAGGCGCTTGAGAGCTTTTTGAAAAGCGATATCAATATCAAAACGATTGATAGTTTTATCCAAAAAATATTAAGAAAGTTTTGGCACTATGCCGGGATTGATTTGGATTTCGAGCAAAAAAGTGACGATTTGAATGTCGTTTTTGAAAACTTTTTGAACTCTTTATCTCCTAATGAGTTGGAAGAATTTATAAATTTTTCAAAGATTATGGAATACAAAGAGGGCTCGATTTTATCGCTTTTTGAGAATCTGTACGAAAAAGACAAAGAAATTTCGGCTTTTAAAGTTACACCTCCTAAAAAGACTATTTCTGAAATAAATTCTGAAATATCGAAAATAAAAAACGAATTTGTTTTGGCTACTCAAGATTGCAAACAGATAAACAATTACTTCAAAAAAAGCGATTATAAGCTTCTTGAGAGTAAAATGGTCGAATATTTTCTTGAAAATAATACTCTAAAAGGTTTTAAAGGCTATAAAAAATGCTACGAAGAGTGGATGGATGAAAAATATAGTGTTTTATTGGGACTTTTAAAAGAAAAAATCCTGCTTCAAGAAAAATATACTCTTTATATGCTTTTTAAACTATACGGGAAATATAAACAGATAAAAATGAAAATAAAAAGAGACGAAAAGTACCTCGATTTTAAAGATGTGGAGCATTTCGTATATAAACTGCTCGTAGAAGACGAGCTGAATAGAGACTTTTTGTATTTTAGGCTCGATAGCAGAATCGAACATATATTAATAGATGAATTTCAAGACACTTCTGTTACTCAGTGGAAAATTTTCGAACCTTTGGTGGATGAGATAAAAGCGGGTGAGGGAGTTAAGAGTTTTAGGAGTTTCTTTTATGTAGGAGATAAAAAGCAGGCGATTTATAGATTCAGAGGCGGTAGCAGCGAGCTTTTCGATTATGTTTATGAAACTCTAAAACCTTTCGGTATGGAACAGGATATTTTAAAAATTAATTACCGCTCCAAAAAAGAGATAGTGGAGTTTGTTAATGAAGTTTTCGCTTTAAGAGATGAAGCTCAAAGTGCCAATAAAGAGGGCGGTTATGTCGAGGTTGTGACAAGCGGAAACGAAAAAGAGGAAATTTTAGAAGAGATGTATAAAAAAATCGAATTTATGAAAAGCAAAGGCGCAAAAGAGAGCGATATCGCCGTTTTGGTATATACCAACCAAAACATCCTTGACGTTGCCGAATTTTTGGAAGAGAAAAAAATCAAATGCGTAACATCCACAAGAGCGCAGGTTATCAATCAACCTTTTGCAAGAGCGATTATAGATTTGATGAAATATCTCTATTTTAATTCGATAGGTAAAAAAGCAGAGCTTTTTAAATTTAACTTTTTAAGCGTAATAGGCGAAAAATACTCGACAAAAGAGATAAAAATTCCTTTTGATAAACCTGCAAAAATGATAAAAACGATTATGGATACATATAATTTATACGACGAAGCCTCTTTGAAACTTTTGGAGTATGCCTTGAATTTTGAAGATATTATAGATTTCGTTTATAAAATAGACGAATGGAGCGAAGAGCTGCCTTTGAGCGAGTTTGAGGGTGTTGCTATTATGACTATTCATAAAAGTAAAGGGCTTGAATTCGAAAACGTAATAGTTTTGGATAGGCTTTCAAGAGAAAGAGGCGGCGGGGGTGCTTTTTTGTATGACTATGAGGGAATAGAGCTAAAAGATATCAAATATACTTTTCCAAATAGAGAAAAAATAGATTTTGATTATAAAAGAGTGCTTGAAAAAAATAAGTTTTTAGAAATTCAAGATAAAAAAAACGTAGAATACGTAGCGTTTACGCGTGCTAAAAACGCGCTTTTTATCATAAAAAAGGAAAAAACATCTTTTGTAACGCCGCTGTTTGATACTATAAGAGGAGAATTTGAAGCTCAAAAAAAAGAAGAGATTAAAAAAGATACCTCCAAATTTTCACTTCCTCTTAAATTTTACGATTATCAAGATAACGAAAAAGACGATGAGTATAAACCTAACGATTACGAAGCGATATACGAGGGGCTTGCACTTCATTATAGTTTTGAAGTCGAGGATTTCGATGCAGTACTTAACAGATACGGAATTTATACCGATGTAGAAAAAGTATATGAAGTGTATGAAAATTCAAAAGGCGAGATAAATTTTGGAGGTAAATATTATAAAGAAGTACCGGTGGTTTTCAATAAAAAAGAGTATAGAATCGACCTTTTGATAGAAAACGAAGAAGAGATGATAATAGTGGATTATAAATCCGCACGACCTAATGATGAAAGCGCGTATATCAATCAGGTGAGAGGCTATATGAAAGCTGTTAAAGAAATCACTTCTAAAAAAGTAAAAGGGTATCTTTTTTATGCGGATGAGAAGAAGTTTAGAGAAGTTAAGGAGTAA
- a CDS encoding lipid-A-disaccharide synthase encodes MCMQTNFGCCLVDGVMVEKGKKRKKRAKAQKKSNKKVIYQQKVDFE; translated from the coding sequence ATGTGTATGCAGACGAATTTCGGGTGTTGTTTGGTTGATGGAGTTATGGTAGAAAAAGGTAAAAAACGCAAAAAAAGAGCAAAAGCCCAAAAAAAGAGTAATAAAAAGGTAATTTATCAGCAAAAGGTAGATTTTGAATAG
- the lpxB gene encoding lipid-A-disaccharide synthase, whose amino-acid sequence MNRILVSALEPSANLHLKEILKRLNPKGLGLKEGLDIGISSSKDYEITGIFDKSLGNPILDSNEFNVMGFFDVLPKINLAKKAIETLSDMAGEVDKVLLIDAPSFNLRLAKKIKQKHPQKEIIYYILPKVWAWKKGRIKEVNAYIDKKAYIFPFEKEIWRDGIYVGNPLLDEIKTYRDEKTYGNIAFLPGSRKSEIKALMPVFRELRKKIDKKALLAVPEIYKDKIDEIYGDVKGFEIVFNAKEALLKSDFAYICSGTATLEAAIIGTPFVLMYKAREIEYLIAKTFVKLNYVGLANIIFEHEGLGEFHKEYLQTFDIERLIKDMKNSDLKDFREKSKTLREILKYGSADNVVKLLIG is encoded by the coding sequence TTGAATAGGATACTTGTGAGCGCTCTTGAGCCGAGTGCCAATTTGCATTTAAAAGAAATCTTAAAAAGACTGAATCCTAAAGGGCTGGGGCTAAAAGAAGGACTTGATATAGGGATAAGTTCTTCAAAAGATTATGAAATTACCGGGATTTTTGATAAAAGTTTGGGAAATCCGATACTTGATAGCAACGAATTTAACGTTATGGGTTTTTTTGACGTTTTGCCGAAAATCAATCTTGCAAAAAAAGCGATTGAAACACTAAGCGATATGGCGGGCGAAGTCGATAAAGTACTCTTAATCGACGCTCCTTCTTTTAATTTGAGACTTGCAAAAAAAATCAAACAAAAACATCCGCAAAAAGAGATAATTTATTATATTTTGCCAAAAGTTTGGGCTTGGAAAAAAGGAAGAATAAAAGAGGTAAATGCTTATATCGACAAAAAAGCGTATATTTTTCCGTTTGAAAAAGAGATTTGGAGAGACGGAATATATGTCGGAAATCCTCTTTTGGATGAAATAAAAACATATAGAGACGAAAAAACATACGGAAATATCGCCTTTTTGCCGGGAAGTAGAAAAAGCGAAATAAAAGCTTTAATGCCCGTTTTTAGAGAGTTAAGAAAAAAAATCGATAAAAAAGCTTTGCTTGCGGTACCTGAAATTTATAAAGATAAAATTGATGAAATATACGGAGATGTAAAAGGTTTTGAGATTGTTTTTAATGCGAAAGAGGCGCTTTTAAAAAGTGACTTTGCTTATATTTGCAGCGGTACGGCCACATTGGAAGCTGCGATTATAGGTACTCCTTTTGTTTTGATGTATAAAGCGAGAGAAATAGAATATTTAATAGCCAAAACTTTTGTAAAACTTAATTATGTCGGGCTTGCAAATATCATTTTCGAGCATGAAGGGCTTGGAGAATTTCATAAGGAGTATTTGCAGACATTCGATATTGAGAGGCTGATTAAAGATATGAAAAACAGCGATTTGAAAGATTTTAGAGAAAAATCAAAAACGCTAAGAGAGATACTCAAATACGGCAGCGCCGATAACGTAGTGAAGCTTCTTATCGGCTAA
- the greA gene encoding transcription elongation factor GreA → MQKEPMTKYGYEKLSKELEYLKTVARPEVAKEIDAARELGDLKENAEYHAAKEKQAHIERRIAELSDILSRAVVVDPKEHAHNRVSFGSTVYLIDVDTDEEVKYTIVGAPEANPEKGLISYHSPLAKALIGKEVGDEVEVNLPGGTKVYEIDKICFEDICFT, encoded by the coding sequence ATGCAAAAAGAACCAATGACTAAATACGGATATGAAAAGCTAAGTAAAGAGCTTGAATATCTAAAAACAGTCGCAAGACCGGAAGTAGCAAAAGAGATCGATGCGGCAAGAGAACTCGGAGACTTAAAAGAAAACGCCGAATATCACGCGGCAAAAGAAAAACAAGCTCATATCGAAAGAAGAATCGCGGAACTTAGCGATATTTTAAGTAGGGCAGTTGTTGTTGACCCGAAAGAACACGCTCATAATAGAGTATCATTCGGCTCTACCGTATATTTAATCGATGTGGATACTGATGAGGAAGTAAAATATACTATCGTAGGAGCACCCGAAGCAAATCCTGAAAAAGGACTTATTTCATATCACTCTCCACTTGCAAAAGCGTTAATCGGAAAAGAAGTCGGAGATGAGGTGGAAGTAAATCTGCCTGGTGGTACGAAAGTTTATGAAATAGATAAAATCTGTTTTGAGGATATCTGTTTTACGTAA
- the dut gene encoding dUTP diphosphatase, with the protein MVLKIKKLTQNAKIPAYQTKEAAGFDLHSIEDVVIKPGERKLIGTGLAFEIEFGYEVQIRPRSGLAFKHGITVLNTPGTIDSDYRGEIKVLLINLGDEPFEIKEGERIAQAVVAPVIQAKIEEVDELSDTQRGAGGFGSTGK; encoded by the coding sequence ATGGTTTTAAAGATTAAAAAATTAACTCAAAATGCTAAAATTCCGGCGTATCAGACAAAAGAAGCCGCCGGGTTTGATTTGCACTCGATTGAAGATGTGGTGATAAAGCCTGGAGAGAGAAAACTCATAGGTACGGGTCTTGCGTTTGAGATTGAGTTCGGGTATGAAGTGCAAATTCGTCCAAGAAGCGGTCTTGCTTTTAAACACGGAATAACCGTTTTAAATACTCCCGGTACTATCGATAGCGATTATAGAGGAGAGATAAAGGTACTTTTGATTAATTTAGGCGATGAGCCTTTTGAGATAAAAGAGGGTGAAAGAATTGCTCAAGCTGTTGTGGCTCCTGTGATTCAAGCAAAAATCGAAGAAGTGGATGAGCTTAGCGATACTCAAAGAGGAGCGGGAGGATTTGGTAGTACGGGGAAATAG
- the argC gene encoding N-acetyl-gamma-glutamyl-phosphate reductase translates to MIKTAIVGASGYTGLELIKILLNHPHFEISALFGSEGGERIEDIYPSLKGVFEAEIQKADVEKIAKYDLVFLAVPHKTAMALVKELYGKTKIVDFSADYRLNQKNYEDYYCPHIDPANLENSAYGLPEIFRDYIKKSTLIANPGCYPTATILALYPFIEYIEDGVFVDAKSGVSGAGKKLSATTHFVKDNENFFAYNPIKHRHSVEIKEKTGLNVTFVPQLLPITRGMQISIYAKLKKDIDLLEVLKEKYKNEEFIRIFDKPVEIKNVAGTHYCDIFAAKNENMLFINSVIDNLLRGASSQAVANANLIFGLDEGLALPKIAYVP, encoded by the coding sequence ATGATAAAAACGGCGATAGTAGGTGCGAGCGGATATACGGGGCTTGAGCTTATAAAAATTTTGCTAAATCATCCCCATTTTGAAATAAGCGCGCTTTTCGGGAGTGAAGGCGGGGAGAGAATAGAGGATATTTATCCTTCATTAAAGGGAGTTTTCGAAGCTGAGATTCAAAAAGCCGACGTAGAAAAAATAGCGAAATACGACCTTGTATTTTTAGCGGTACCTCATAAAACCGCTATGGCGCTTGTAAAAGAGCTTTACGGCAAAACTAAGATTGTCGATTTTTCGGCTGATTACAGACTTAATCAAAAAAACTACGAAGATTATTATTGTCCTCATATCGACCCCGCTAACCTTGAAAACAGCGCATACGGACTTCCCGAAATTTTTAGAGATTACATTAAAAAATCGACTCTTATAGCAAATCCGGGATGTTATCCTACAGCTACGATTTTGGCCCTTTATCCGTTTATCGAATACATAGAAGACGGCGTGTTTGTGGATGCGAAAAGCGGAGTTAGCGGAGCCGGGAAGAAGCTTAGCGCTACTACTCATTTCGTAAAAGATAACGAAAACTTTTTTGCATACAATCCTATAAAACACCGCCATAGCGTAGAGATTAAAGAAAAAACGGGTCTAAACGTAACGTTCGTACCGCAGTTATTGCCTATTACCAGAGGTATGCAAATAAGTATATACGCAAAGCTCAAAAAAGACATCGATCTTCTTGAAGTATTAAAAGAAAAATATAAAAACGAAGAATTTATAAGAATTTTCGATAAGCCTGTGGAAATCAAAAACGTTGCGGGGACTCATTATTGTGATATTTTTGCGGCAAAAAACGAAAATATGCTATTTATCAACAGCGTAATAGACAATCTCTTAAGAGGTGCTTCTTCTCAAGCTGTTGCAAACGCAAACTTGATTTTCGGACTTGACGAAGGTCTTGCACTGCCGAAAATCGCTTACGTGCCGTAA
- a CDS encoding UDP-2,3-diacylglucosamine diphosphatase, translating into MRVQNVSLKKGACLIADVHYKKGDEKFLSLLRYWLENPPPQIFFLGDIFHLLLPFDYLIEYNKDAIELINRLARKTEVYYTPGNHDFNLDTIFKNVKIADAFVDEEKSVFLTHGDLTDKDIFYKFYVFLIRNYLGNKLLNLVSFNFVNNWLFKAILQKKVKCLKIFDFKAKIKSKIADIDYKMIVEGHYHQNESFDFGDKRYVNLGAFVCDGSYFVYENEIKGYQWMTKLSKSAQTNSNS; encoded by the coding sequence TTGAGAGTTCAAAACGTTTCTTTAAAAAAAGGCGCTTGTTTAATTGCCGACGTGCATTATAAAAAAGGGGATGAAAAATTTTTGTCTCTTTTGAGATATTGGTTAGAAAATCCCCCTCCTCAAATTTTTTTCTTAGGCGATATTTTTCATCTGCTTTTGCCGTTTGATTATTTGATCGAATATAATAAAGATGCGATAGAGCTTATAAACCGACTCGCACGAAAAACCGAAGTATATTATACTCCCGGAAATCACGATTTTAATCTCGACACTATTTTTAAAAATGTAAAAATAGCCGATGCGTTCGTAGATGAAGAAAAAAGTGTTTTTTTAACTCACGGAGATTTAACCGATAAGGATATTTTTTATAAATTTTACGTCTTTTTGATAAGAAACTATCTCGGAAACAAACTTCTTAATCTGGTGTCCTTTAATTTCGTAAATAATTGGCTTTTTAAAGCGATTTTGCAAAAAAAAGTAAAATGTTTGAAAATTTTTGACTTTAAAGCGAAAATAAAATCAAAAATTGCCGATATAGATTATAAGATGATAGTAGAAGGGCATTATCATCAAAACGAAAGCTTTGATTTTGGTGATAAAAGATATGTAAATCTTGGTGCCTTTGTATGTGACGGAAGCTATTTTGTATATGAAAACGAAATTAAAGGATACCAATGGATGACAAAACTCTCAAAGTCGGCTCAAACGAACTCGAACTCGTAG
- a CDS encoding chemotaxis protein, whose product MDDKTLKVGSNELELVDFRLFKKEPDGTIYEGVYGINVAKVREIIKMPELTELPGSEDYIEGIFDLRGIVVPVVDLAKWMGINVPSEDEAPIKKRVIITEFNNILIGFIVHDAKRIRRISWSDIEPASFSAAQGKLDRSKITGITRIEDGEILLILDLESIVEEMGFFESNLDIEEDKLEKFSGIVLLVDDSPTARRIEKEALEKMGFEVIEATNGEEGLQKLEELYALYGENLKEKLKLILSDIEMPKMDGYHMAARIHQDNRFNSIPLIFSSSISDAFSDIRGKEVGAEGYLVKFDPSKFYAKIAEVLKDYKG is encoded by the coding sequence ATGGATGACAAAACTCTCAAAGTCGGCTCAAACGAACTCGAACTCGTAGATTTCAGACTCTTTAAAAAAGAACCGGACGGAACGATATATGAAGGTGTGTACGGCATTAACGTCGCAAAAGTGCGTGAAATTATAAAAATGCCCGAACTCACCGAACTTCCCGGAAGTGAAGATTATATTGAGGGAATTTTCGATTTAAGAGGAATTGTCGTTCCCGTTGTAGATTTGGCTAAATGGATGGGGATAAACGTCCCGAGCGAAGATGAAGCGCCTATAAAAAAGCGGGTGATTATTACTGAGTTTAATAATATTCTCATAGGATTTATCGTTCACGACGCAAAAAGAATCAGAAGAATTTCTTGGAGCGATATCGAACCTGCGTCGTTTAGTGCGGCTCAAGGTAAGCTTGACAGAAGTAAGATTACCGGAATTACGAGAATTGAAGATGGTGAAATACTTCTTATTTTGGATCTTGAGAGCATTGTTGAAGAGATGGGCTTTTTTGAAAGCAATCTTGATATCGAAGAAGATAAATTAGAAAAATTCTCAGGTATCGTACTTCTTGTGGATGATTCACCTACAGCCAGACGTATAGAAAAAGAAGCTCTTGAGAAAATGGGCTTTGAAGTCATAGAAGCTACAAACGGAGAAGAGGGACTACAAAAACTCGAAGAACTCTACGCATTATACGGCGAAAATCTAAAAGAGAAACTAAAACTTATCTTAAGCGATATAGAAATGCCGAAAATGGACGGATACCATATGGCTGCAAGAATTCACCAAGATAACAGATTCAATTCAATTCCTCTTATTTTCAGCTCGTCAATTTCCGACGCGTTTAGTGATATAAGAGGTAAAGAAGTAGGTGCGGAAGGGTATCTTGTGAAATTCGACCCTTCTAAATTCTATGCGAAAATCGCTGAAGTTTTAAAAGATTATAAAGGATAG
- a CDS encoding hybrid sensor histidine kinase/response regulator yields the protein MDDMMELLEDFLVEAFEMIEEMDQDLIELENNPDDLDLLNKIFRVAHTIKGSGSFLNFDKLTHLTHHMEAVLDKARKGELRITPEIMDVILESVDAMKAILEYIRDHGDDSSPDVEIESIVKKLDAIVSGETISNDESDENNQTNEEKGDSKLENISIENIDDIDVSELSPEELDAVLEKLVEDINTPPEENEEKEESAEKAQEEQKNQQENKEENKEEEKKPPVEKKESKPAVNNENKNLTKEEQKKEIKKQLVSTKEQTIRVDVKRLDQLMNLIGELVLAKNRLIKIYNDVEERYEGEKFLEELNQVVSSISIVTTDLQIAVMKTRMLPIGKVFNKFPRLVRDLSRELGKKVRLIIEGEETELDKSIIEEIGDPLVHMIRNAVDHGIEPPEERVKKGKPEEGTIWLKAYNEGNMIVIEIKDDGKGMDPEILKKKAIEKGIITPQEAENMSDKEAFMLIFKPGFSTAEKVTNVSGRGVGMDVVKTNIEQLNGIIEIDSVPGKGTTIKLKIPLTLAIIQALLVASQEDLFAVPLSNVIETVRIVEEDIYTIEGKSVLKLRDEVLPLVNMADIFEIEKILEPEKYLYVVILGLGATKIGLIVDRFIGQEEIVIKSLGEFLKGLPGIAGATIRGDGRVTLIVDVASLMKLAKETHNKKIVTESLKEAKKKKEKPSDYVVMIVDDSAMDRKIMRQALEELGVTIKEAKDGIEALNMLKQNDVDAMLIDIEMPRMDGYTLAQEIRKYNKYRKLPLIAVTSRATKADRVRGVEVGMNEYITKPYTKEYLQNVVKRNLKLEG from the coding sequence ATGGATGATATGATGGAATTATTAGAAGACTTCCTTGTCGAAGCTTTTGAAATGATTGAAGAGATGGACCAGGATTTGATTGAGCTGGAAAACAATCCTGACGATCTCGATTTGTTAAACAAGATTTTCCGTGTAGCCCATACGATAAAAGGAAGCGGTAGTTTCTTGAATTTCGACAAGCTGACTCACTTGACGCATCATATGGAAGCGGTGCTTGATAAAGCGAGAAAAGGTGAGCTTAGAATTACGCCTGAAATTATGGACGTGATTTTGGAATCAGTAGATGCTATGAAAGCGATTTTGGAATACATCAGAGACCATGGAGACGACAGCTCGCCGGATGTAGAAATCGAATCTATCGTTAAAAAACTGGATGCGATTGTTAGTGGTGAAACAATTTCTAATGATGAAAGCGATGAAAATAACCAAACAAATGAAGAAAAAGGTGATTCTAAGCTTGAAAATATAAGTATTGAAAATATAGATGATATTGATGTTAGCGAATTATCACCAGAAGAGCTTGATGCCGTACTTGAAAAATTGGTAGAGGATATAAATACGCCTCCTGAAGAAAATGAAGAAAAAGAAGAGAGTGCGGAAAAAGCACAAGAAGAGCAAAAAAATCAACAGGAAAATAAAGAAGAGAATAAAGAAGAAGAGAAAAAACCGCCAGTAGAAAAGAAAGAATCAAAACCTGCAGTTAATAATGAAAATAAAAACTTAACGAAAGAAGAGCAGAAAAAAGAGATTAAAAAACAACTCGTATCAACAAAAGAACAGACTATTAGAGTTGATGTAAAAAGATTAGATCAACTAATGAACTTAATCGGTGAGCTTGTTCTTGCGAAAAACAGACTGATTAAAATCTATAACGACGTAGAAGAAAGATATGAGGGTGAGAAATTCTTGGAAGAATTGAATCAAGTCGTATCAAGTATCTCGATTGTTACTACGGATTTACAAATTGCCGTTATGAAAACAAGAATGTTGCCGATTGGCAAAGTATTTAACAAATTCCCGAGATTAGTTCGCGACCTTTCACGTGAACTTGGTAAAAAAGTCAGATTGATTATTGAAGGTGAAGAAACCGAGCTTGACAAATCCATTATCGAAGAGATTGGAGACCCTCTCGTTCATATGATTAGAAACGCGGTTGACCACGGAATCGAACCGCCTGAAGAGAGAGTAAAAAAAGGAAAACCGGAAGAGGGGACTATTTGGCTTAAAGCTTACAATGAAGGTAATATGATCGTTATTGAAATTAAAGACGACGGAAAGGGTATGGACCCTGAAATCTTAAAGAAAAAAGCGATTGAAAAAGGAATTATTACGCCTCAAGAAGCTGAAAATATGAGTGATAAAGAGGCGTTTATGCTTATCTTTAAGCCGGGATTTTCAACTGCCGAAAAAGTTACGAACGTCTCCGGCCGCGGTGTTGGAATGGATGTAGTTAAGACGAATATCGAACAGTTAAACGGGATTATCGAAATCGATTCGGTACCGGGTAAAGGTACGACTATTAAACTAAAAATCCCTCTAACGCTTGCGATTATTCAAGCGTTACTTGTCGCAAGCCAAGAAGATTTGTTTGCGGTTCCGTTATCAAATGTAATCGAAACAGTAAGAATCGTAGAAGAGGATATTTATACTATTGAAGGAAAAAGCGTACTTAAATTAAGAGATGAAGTTCTGCCGCTTGTGAATATGGCGGATATTTTTGAAATCGAAAAAATACTTGAGCCCGAAAAATACCTATATGTCGTAATTTTGGGTCTTGGGGCGACAAAAATAGGGCTTATAGTAGATAGATTCATAGGTCAAGAAGAGATTGTTATTAAATCGTTAGGTGAATTTTTAAAAGGACTTCCGGGAATTGCCGGTGCTACTATCAGGGGAGACGGTAGAGTTACGTTGATTGTGGATGTTGCGAGTCTTATGAAGCTTGCAAAAGAGACTCACAACAAAAAAATCGTAACCGAATCTCTCAAAGAAGCTAAAAAGAAAAAAGAAAAACCGAGCGATTATGTGGTAATGATAGTTGATGATAGTGCAATGGATAGAAAAATTATGAGACAAGCATTAGAAGAATTAGGGGTAACGATTAAAGAAGCAAAAGACGGTATAGAAGCCCTTAATATGCTAAAACAAAACGATGTCGATGCGATGCTTATCGATATCGAAATGCCGAGAATGGACGGATATACTTTGGCTCAAGAAATTAGAAAATATAATAAATATAGAAAACTGCCTCTCATAGCCGTAACGAGTAGGGCGACTAAAGCCGACAGAGTAAGAGGTGTGGAAGTCGGAATGAACGAATATATCACCAAACCTTATACTAAAGAATATTTACAAAACGTTGTAAAAAGAAATTTAAAGCTTGAAGGATAA
- a CDS encoding chemotaxis protein CheW, whose translation MGSLNDIVKKQQQSLTEPEKKTEEIVQLVGFVVGEEEFAVPILSIQEIIKPIEWTRVPFVPDYVLGVFNLRGNVLPLIDLRKKFGSPASEIDENTRFIVMKIKGEDVAFVIDRLTSAIRIPKKEILPPPETYNNEDDIIEGVGRLKDGRIITILKVDNLIKREEIVPEKD comes from the coding sequence ATGGGAAGCTTAAACGATATCGTAAAAAAACAGCAACAATCATTAACCGAACCTGAGAAAAAAACGGAAGAGATAGTTCAGCTTGTCGGGTTTGTGGTGGGAGAAGAGGAGTTTGCGGTTCCTATTCTCTCGATTCAGGAAATCATTAAACCGATAGAGTGGACGAGAGTTCCTTTTGTGCCGGATTATGTTCTTGGTGTGTTTAACTTAAGAGGAAACGTATTGCCTCTTATCGATTTGAGAAAAAAATTCGGCTCACCGGCCTCTGAAATTGACGAAAATACGAGATTTATCGTAATGAAAATAAAAGGCGAAGACGTTGCGTTCGTAATTGACAGACTAACATCCGCTATCAGAATTCCAAAAAAAGAAATCCTGCCTCCACCTGAGACGTACAATAACGAAGACGATATTATCGAAGGTGTCGGGAGGCTAAAAGACGGAAGAATTATTACTATTTTAAAAGTCGATAATTTAATAAAAAGAGAAGAGATAGTTCCTGAAAAAGATTAG